The sequence GTTCCAGATCGGCAAGATCAACGTTGAGGCCCGGCGCGAGGACATCCTGCGCGGCAAGGCGGGCACCAAGCAGGTGGAGGTCAACGCCACCGGACGGGTCATGCGGGAACTGTCCCGCCGCGAAGGGGAATCCGGCAAGGACATCCAGCTGACCGTGGATGCCAACCTGCAACGCTACGTGCAGGCCCGCCTGAGCGAGGAAAGCGCGGCGGTCGTCGTGATCGACTGCGAGAACGGCGATCTGGCCGCCATCGCCTCGGCCCCCTCCTACGATCCGAACCTGTTCATCGGCGGCATCTCCTCCAAGGATTACAACCCGTTGCTGGAGTCGAAATACCGCCCGCTGGTCAACAAGACGGTGCAGGGCACGTACCCGCCGGGATCGACCTTCAAGATGATGGTGGCGATGGCGGCCATCGAGGAAGGGATCATCGGCCCGGACGAGACCGTCTATTGCCCCGGCCATCTCGAGGTGGCGGGCCGGCGGTTCCACTGCTGGAAGCGCGCGGGGCATGGCTGGGTGGACCTCGAGAACTCGCTCAAGCAGTCCTGCGACGTGTACTACTACGACCTCGCCCTCAAGGTCGGGATCGAAAAGATCTCTGCCATGGCCAACCGCTTCGGCCTTGGCATCAAGCACGACCTCGCGCTGTCCTCCGTGGCGTCGGGGCTGACGCCGACGAAGGAATGGAAGCGCGCCACCCGCGGAGCGGACTGGGTGATCGGCGATACGGTCAACGCCTCCATCGGGCAGGGCTTCATGCTCGCCTCTCCGCTTCAGCTTGCCGTGATGAGCGCACGCATCGCCACGGGCCGTGCCGTGATGCCGCGCCTGGTCAAGACGATCGATGGCGTCGAACAGCCCAGCGGGGCCGGCGAGCCGCTGAACATGAACGAGAACAACCTGCGCAAGATGCGCAATGCGATGTTCGAGGTGGTCAACAACCGACGGGGGACCGCCTACCGGTCGCGGATCATCGCGGAGGAATTCCGGATGGCGGGCAAGACCGGGACAAGCCAGGTCCGCAACATCACCGCCGCCGAACGCGCCCGTGGCGTCAGCCGCAACGAGGACCTGCCGTGGGAACGGCGCGATCACGCGCTGTTCGTCAGCTTTGCCCCCTTCGACAAGCCGCGTTACGCCATATCGGTTCTGGTGGAACACGGCGGCGGCGGGTCGACCGCGGCAGCGCCCATCGCGCGTGACGTGATCCTTCAGGCGCTGGCGGGGGGCGATCCGCCGCTCGAAGCCTACCCGACCGCCGACCGCGGCCGGATCAAGACCCAGCAGCGCAAGCTGCGCGAGATGCAGCCCCAGGCGGCCCTGGACGGAAACGATCAGGCATGAGCTATCTCGAGTACACGGTCAAATCCGTCCCCACCGGCTTTCGCAAGATCCTGCACCTGAACTGGCCGCTTACCCTGCTCCTCGCATCGGTCTGCGGCATCGGCTTCCTGATGCTCTACTCCGTCGCGGGCGGATCCTTCAGCCCCTGGGCAGAGCCGCAGATGGAGCGTTTCGCGCTGGGTTTCGCGCTGATGCTGACCGTGGCGCTGATCCCGATCTGGCTGTGGCGCAACCTGTCCGGCCTGGCCTATGGCGTTTCACTCGTGCTGCTGATCGCGGTGGCCCTGATCGGTGACGAACGCAAGGGCTCGCAGCGGTGGATCGACCTCGGCTTCATGGATCTTCAGCCTTCGGAATTGATGAAGATCACGCTGGTGATGTTCCTGGCGGCCTATTACGACTGGCTGCCGGCCAAGAAGGTCTCGCGCCCCTTCTGGGTGCTGCTGCCGGTGCTGATCATCATGGTGCCGACCGCGCTGGTTCTGCGTCAGCCCGATCTCGGGACGGCGATCCTGCTGCTTACGGCGGGGGGCGGGCTGATGTTCCTGGCCGGGGTGCACTGGGCCTATTTCGCCGCCGTCATCGCCTCGGCCACCGGGCTGATCACCGCGGTATTCCAGTCGCGCGGGACGACGTGGCAACTGCTGAACGACTATCAGTACCGGCGCATCGACACGTTTCTCGACCCTGCGGCCGATCCGCTGGGCGCAGGCTATCACATCACGCAGTCCAAGATCGCGCTGGGGTCCGGTGGCTGGACCGGTCGCGGCTTCATGCAGGGCACGCAATCGCGGCTCAACTTCCTGCCGGAAAAGCATACGGACTTCATCTTCACCACCCTGGCCGAGGAGTTCGGATTCGTCGGCGGCTTCAGTCTGCTGGGCCTTTACGCGATGATCCTGCTGTTCTGCGTGGTCACCGCGGTCCTGAACAAGGACCGGTTCTCTTCCCTTCTGACGCTGGGCATCGCGCTGAACTTCTTTCTGTTCTTCGCCGTGAACATGTCGATGGTAATGGGGCTCGCACCGGTTGTCGGGGTGCCCCTTCCGCTTGTCAGCTATGGCGGTTCGGCCATGCTGGTCCTGCTGCTGGCTTTCGGGCTGGTCCAATCCGCCCATATCCACAGACCGAGGTAATCCATGACCGTGAATGTCCTGTTCGCCGCCAAGCAAGAGCGGTGGGAAACCTATGAGCAACCGCTGCGCAAGGCGCTGGCCGACGCCGGTGTCGACGCCCGGCTGGGCACCGACATCCCGCCTGCCGAGGTCGATTACATCGTCTATGCCCCAACAGCGATCTGCAGGATTTCACCCCTTATACGCGCGCCAAGGCCGTGCTGAACCTCTGGGCCGGCGTCGAGAACGTGGTGGGCAACGAGACACTGAAGATTCCGCTGGCCCGCATGGTGGACCCCGGCCTGACCCGGGGCATGGTGGAATGGGTCACGGGCCACGTGATGCGGTATCACCTCGGGCTGGACACGGACATCACCCGCACGGACGCCCGGTGGGAACCGCGCACGCCCCCGCTGGCGCCGGAACGCAAGGTGGTGATGCTGGGCATGGGGGCGCTCGGCAGTGCCGCGGCGGACGTTCTGAAAGACATCGGCTTTGATGTCTTCGGCTGGTCGCGCAGCCCCAAGGACGTGTCCGGTGTCACCTGCCTGCACGGCGAGGACGGACTGAAACAGGCCCTGTCCAAGGCCGAGATCGCCGTGCTGCTGCTGCCCGATACCCCGGCGACAGAGAACACGCTGAATGCCGAGACGCTCGCGCTGATGCCGAAGGGCGCCTGCATCATCAATCCGGGACGCGGCCCGCTGATCGACGATGATGCGCTGCTGGCCGCGCTCGACAGCGGCCAGATCGGCCACGCCACGCTGGACGTGTTCCGCACGGAACCGCTGCCGTCCGACCATCCCTACTGGGCCCACCCCAAGGTGACGGTGACGCCGCATATCGCCGCGGCCACCCGTGCGCGCACGGCATCCGAATCCATCGCCGAGAACGTGCGCCGGGGCGAGGCGGGAGAGGCGTTCCTGAACCTCGTCGACCGCGGCCTCGGATACTGAGCAGGCGCGCCTCGGTACGGTAACCGAAGCGCAGCGCCCGTTCAGGCCGCGATGAGCCCCCGCCCCCGCAGCAGGGCCTCGACCCCCGGCAACCGGCCGCGGAAGGCAGTGTAGAGCTCTGCCGCATCGCGACTGCCGCCGCTGGAGAGGATGTGCCGCTCCAGCGCCGCCGCCGTGTGGGGATCGAAGGCACCGCCGGCTTCCTCGAATGCCTCGAAGGCATCCGCGTCCATGACCTCCGACCACATGTAGCTGTAGTAGCCGCTGGAATATCCGTCGCCCGAAAAGACATGGGCGAACTGCGGGGTCGCGTGACGCATCCGGATCGCTTCGGGCATCCCGATTTCCGTCAGGATCTCGGCCTGCCGCGCCATCGGGTCCGCGGGCGCGGTGCCGTCGTGAAACGCGAGGTCCACCAAAGCGGAGGCGACGTATTCCACCGTCTGGAAGCCCATGTCGAACGTGCCTGCCGCCAGCACCTTGTCCAGCATGTCCCTCGGCATCGGTTCGCCCGTGCGGGCGTGGGTCGCGAATTCGGCCAGCACTTCGGGCACCTCGAGCCAGTGCTCGTACAGCTGGCTGGGCAGTTCCACGAAATCACGGGCGACAGAGGTGCCGCTGACGCTTTCATAGGTCACGTCGGAAAGCATCTGGTGCAGCGCGTGGCCGAATTCGTGAAACAGCGTGCACGCGTCGTCGTAGGACAACAACGCCGGATCGGACTTGGCAAAATTGCAGACGTTGATGACCACGGGGCGCTGTTCCTTGGGGAACTTCGCCTGGCCGCGCATGGCCGAACACCACGCGCCCGAACGCTTCGATCCGCGGGCGAAGTAATCTCCGATGAACACGGCGACATGCTCGCCATTTCGCGTCACGTCCCAAGCCCGGCAATCCGGGTGGTAGAGCGGCACGTCCAGAGGTGCGAATTCGAGCCCGAACAGGCGATTGGCACAGTCGAAGGCCGCGTCGATCATGCGGTCGAGCTGGAAGTAGGGCTTCATCGCGGCCTCGTCGAGGTCATGCTCCGCCGCGCGCCGCTTCTCCGCGTAGTAACGCCAGTCCCACGGGGCGAGATCGCCATTCACGCCATCGGCGTGCATCATGCCGGTCAGCACCTCCGCATCGGCCTCGGCCTGTGTTTTCGCAGGCGTCCAGACTTCCATCAGCAGGTCGCGCACGGCCTGCGGCGTCTTGGCCATTTCGGTTTCCAGCTTGTAGGTTGCGAAGGTCTCATACCCCAGCAGCTTGGCGCGCTCCTCGCGCAGGGCGAGGATCTCGGCCGCGATGGCGCGGTTGTCGGTCTCACCTCCACCAGCGCCCCGCGCCTCCCAGGCACGAAAGGCCCGCTCGCGCAGGTCGCGGCGGGGCGAGAACTGCAGGAACGGAACGATCAGCGACCGCGACAGGGTGACCACGGGGCCGTCGACGCCTTTTTCTTCGCCAGCGGCACGGGCGGCATCGACCACGAAGTCGGGCAGCCCTGTCAGGTCATCCTCGGTCAGTTCCATGTACCAGTTGCGCTCGTCGGCCAGCAGGTTCTGGGTAAACTGGGTGCCAAGCACCGCAAGCCGCCCCTTGATCTCCTTCATGCGGGCCGCCTCCTGTCCGTCCAGCGCGGCCCCTGCGCGCACGAAGCCACGGTGGGTCAGCATCAGCACGCGCGCCTGTTCATCCGTCAGGTCCAGATCGTCACGCTTTTCCCATACCTCGGCCACGCGGGCGAACAGCGCCTTGTTCGCCGAAATCTCCGAGAAATGGGCCGCCAGCTTGGGCGAGAAGTCCCGCTGAAGCTTTTCCCGCGCCGGGGTGCTGTCGGCCCCGGCGACGGTAAAGAACACGCCCAGCACCTTGTCCAGGGCGCGGCCCGCCGATTCCAGTGCCTCGATCGTGTTGGCGAAGTCGGCCGGATCGGGGTTTTCCGCGATTGCCGCGATTTCCGCGTTGTGCGCGGTCAGGGCCTCTTCCAGCGCGGGGGCGAAATCATCGTCGGAAATCCGGTCGAAAGGCGCGATGTCGAAGGGGGTTTGCCAGTCTTGCAGCAGCGGGTTTGTCATGGGGAACTCCTTTGTCCCCAAGCTAGGTCGCGGCGCGGCCAGTTACAATGCGCCCCGCATCAGGTGCCGGCCGTCCCGCCGCAGGTCGGGCAATCGGCCCGGCGCGTGATGGTGATGCTGCGGCTCTCTCCGAAAAGCGCGTCGTAGATCAGCATCTGCCCCCGCGCCGGTGTGCCCGCGCCAGTCAGCAGCTTGATCGCCTCGACCGCCATCATGGACCCGACGACGCCGGGCAGCGGCCCGATCACCCCGGCCTCGGCGCAGGACGGCGCGAGGTGCGGCGCGGGCGGCACATCGAAGACGCATTGGTAGCAGGGTGCACCCTGCGCCGGATCGAACACGGAAAGCTGGCCTTCCCACTGGCTCAATGCACCCGAGACCAGCGGCTTGCCCGCACGCACACAGGCCGCGTTGACAAGGTAGCGGGTATCGAAGTTGTCACAGCCATCAAGAACCAGATCGTAGTCCGAAACGAGGTCGTCCGCGATCTCGACCGTCATGCGGCGGTGGTAGGGCCGCAGCGTGACGAAGGGATTCTGCGCCTCCACCGCCTGCTGCGCGGAAAAGACCTTTGGCATCCCGATCGAGGAGTCGCGGTGGATCACCTGCCGCTGAAGGTTGGCGTTCTCGACGGTGTCATCATCAATGACACCGATGGTGCCGACACCCGCCGCGGCGAGGTATTGCAGGGCCGGTGAACCCAGCCCGCCCGCGCCGATCACCAGCACGCGCCCGTTCTTCAGCGCCTTCTGGCCCGCGCCGCCGACTTCGCGCAGGACGATGTGGCGCGCGTACCGGTTGAGTTCCGCGTCGGAAAACGCGCCGCGCCGGACCGGTCCGGCGTCTTCCGCCGCGCCGCCCGCCCGTCTGCGCAGGGCACGGATCAGGGCCCGGTAGGCCAGAAAGAGCGCCACCGCACCCCCCAGAAGCAGCCAGGGCGCCGCGCTGCCGCCGGTGTTGATCACCAGCGGATGGGTTGCGGGAAAGGTGACCTGTATGCCGAGCACCGCAAGGTAGAGCACGCCGAGCAGCGTCAGCCGCACCTGCCTCGGCGCCCCGATCAGCCCGCCCCCAAACCAGATGGCCGCGGCCATGACGGCGACCAGCAACATCAGGTGACCCCCGTCGAGCCGAACCCCCCGCTGCCGCGGGCGGTGTCGTCGAGATCCGTCGCGAGGGCAAATTCCGCCTGCACCACCGGCGCGACCACCATCTGGGCGATGCGCATCCCGTGCGTCACCTCGAACGGTTCCGCGCCGGTGTTCAGCAGAATGACACCGACAACGCCGCGATAGTCCGCGTCGATGGTGCCGGGACTGTTGGGCAGGGTCAGCCCGTGTTTCAGCGCGAGCCCGGATCGCGGCCTGATCTGCACCTCGAAGCCGGGCGGGATCGCCATGTGCAACCCGGTGGAGACCAGCGCGCGGCCTCCCTGCGGCACGATCACCGGGCCTTCGGGCAGGTTGGCGCGCAGATCCGCACCGGCGGCCTGATCGGTTTCATAGGACGGCAGGCCGATCGTATCGTCGGCGCCCTCGGCCCAGCGCATGCTGATCGTCACCATGCCCTGCCCTATCCCAGCGCCTGCGCGATGCGGCGCGCCAGTTTGCGCGCGACCTCGTCCTTGCCCGCGCGGTCCCATTTTTCCGCCCCGGCGTCCGTGATCAGGACCACCGCGTTCTCGGTCCCGCCCATGATACCCGTGGCCGGGGAAACATCGTTCGCGACGATCCAATCGCATCCCTTGCGCGCCCGCTTGGCGGTGGCGTTGTCGACCACGTCGTTGGTTTCGGCGGCAAATCCCACGACGAGGCCGGGCCGACCCTGCGTCATTTCGCTGACGGTCCTGAGGATGTCCGGGTTCTCGGCGAATGTCAGTTGGGGCAGACCATCGCTGGATTTCTTCAGCTTGCGGTCACTGGTCGAAC is a genomic window of Sulfitobacter alexandrii containing:
- a CDS encoding M3 family metallopeptidase, yielding MTNPLLQDWQTPFDIAPFDRISDDDFAPALEEALTAHNAEIAAIAENPDPADFANTIEALESAGRALDKVLGVFFTVAGADSTPAREKLQRDFSPKLAAHFSEISANKALFARVAEVWEKRDDLDLTDEQARVLMLTHRGFVRAGAALDGQEAARMKEIKGRLAVLGTQFTQNLLADERNWYMELTEDDLTGLPDFVVDAARAAGEEKGVDGPVVTLSRSLIVPFLQFSPRRDLRERAFRAWEARGAGGGETDNRAIAAEILALREERAKLLGYETFATYKLETEMAKTPQAVRDLLMEVWTPAKTQAEADAEVLTGMMHADGVNGDLAPWDWRYYAEKRRAAEHDLDEAAMKPYFQLDRMIDAAFDCANRLFGLEFAPLDVPLYHPDCRAWDVTRNGEHVAVFIGDYFARGSKRSGAWCSAMRGQAKFPKEQRPVVINVCNFAKSDPALLSYDDACTLFHEFGHALHQMLSDVTYESVSGTSVARDFVELPSQLYEHWLEVPEVLAEFATHARTGEPMPRDMLDKVLAAGTFDMGFQTVEYVASALVDLAFHDGTAPADPMARQAEILTEIGMPEAIRMRHATPQFAHVFSGDGYSSGYYSYMWSEVMDADAFEAFEEAGGAFDPHTAAALERHILSSGGSRDAAELYTAFRGRLPGVEALLRGRGLIAA
- the rodA gene encoding rod shape-determining protein RodA — its product is MSYLEYTVKSVPTGFRKILHLNWPLTLLLASVCGIGFLMLYSVAGGSFSPWAEPQMERFALGFALMLTVALIPIWLWRNLSGLAYGVSLVLLIAVALIGDERKGSQRWIDLGFMDLQPSELMKITLVMFLAAYYDWLPAKKVSRPFWVLLPVLIIMVPTALVLRQPDLGTAILLLTAGGGLMFLAGVHWAYFAAVIASATGLITAVFQSRGTTWQLLNDYQYRRIDTFLDPAADPLGAGYHITQSKIALGSGGWTGRGFMQGTQSRLNFLPEKHTDFIFTTLAEEFGFVGGFSLLGLYAMILLFCVVTAVLNKDRFSSLLTLGIALNFFLFFAVNMSMVMGLAPVVGVPLPLVSYGGSAMLVLLLAFGLVQSAHIHRPR
- the mrdA gene encoding penicillin-binding protein 2 encodes the protein MRRNRAENDASHTRLTRRAALLGGAQLLFMGGLAARMRYLQVDQADQFRLLAEENRINIRLIPPARGEIFDRNGVLLAQNVPSYRIVMVREDAGDAEAVMDRLSRIITIEPDVRERAMAEIRRSAPFLPVTIVDDVSWDDVSRVSVNAPALPGVTPEVGLTRVYPRGQDFAHVVGRVGRVSQADLDALEDPDQLLRIPRFQIGKINVEARREDILRGKAGTKQVEVNATGRVMRELSRREGESGKDIQLTVDANLQRYVQARLSEESAAVVVIDCENGDLAAIASAPSYDPNLFIGGISSKDYNPLLESKYRPLVNKTVQGTYPPGSTFKMMVAMAAIEEGIIGPDETVYCPGHLEVAGRRFHCWKRAGHGWVDLENSLKQSCDVYYYDLALKVGIEKISAMANRFGLGIKHDLALSSVASGLTPTKEWKRATRGADWVIGDTVNASIGQGFMLASPLQLAVMSARIATGRAVMPRLVKTIDGVEQPSGAGEPLNMNENNLRKMRNAMFEVVNNRRGTAYRSRIIAEEFRMAGKTGTSQVRNITAAERARGVSRNEDLPWERRDHALFVSFAPFDKPRYAISVLVEHGGGGSTAAAPIARDVILQALAGGDPPLEAYPTADRGRIKTQQRKLREMQPQAALDGNDQA
- the dut gene encoding dUTP diphosphatase; this encodes MVTISMRWAEGADDTIGLPSYETDQAAGADLRANLPEGPVIVPQGGRALVSTGLHMAIPPGFEVQIRPRSGLALKHGLTLPNSPGTIDADYRGVVGVILLNTGAEPFEVTHGMRIAQMVVAPVVQAEFALATDLDDTARGSGGFGSTGVT
- a CDS encoding HesA/MoeB/ThiF family protein translates to MLLVAVMAAAIWFGGGLIGAPRQVRLTLLGVLYLAVLGIQVTFPATHPLVINTGGSAAPWLLLGGAVALFLAYRALIRALRRRAGGAAEDAGPVRRGAFSDAELNRYARHIVLREVGGAGQKALKNGRVLVIGAGGLGSPALQYLAAAGVGTIGVIDDDTVENANLQRQVIHRDSSIGMPKVFSAQQAVEAQNPFVTLRPYHRRMTVEIADDLVSDYDLVLDGCDNFDTRYLVNAACVRAGKPLVSGALSQWEGQLSVFDPAQGAPCYQCVFDVPPAPHLAPSCAEAGVIGPLPGVVGSMMAVEAIKLLTGAGTPARGQMLIYDALFGESRSITITRRADCPTCGGTAGT